One part of the Oceanihabitans sp. IOP_32 genome encodes these proteins:
- a CDS encoding ribonucleoside-diphosphate reductase subunit alpha: protein MIKARHEARGEAAKKPEIEWLTENSRKFLSSGYLTEGTTPEVRIREIADRAEEILKIDGFADKFYGYMAAGYYSLASPVWSNFGKKRGLPISCFGSHIDDDMGDILYGQSEVGMMSKLGGGTSGYFGKLRHRGAPVKNNGESSGAVHIMQLFEKMVDVVSQGSVRRGRFSPYLPIDHKDIHEFLEIGTEGNPIQELTHGVTVGNQWMQDMIDGDQDKRAIWAKVLQRRGEIGYPYIFFKDNANNNAADVYKDKNMEIYASNLCTEIMLPTNNRWSFVCVLSSINLLHYDKWKDTDAVETMVYFLDAVLEEFVTKLEAYRDSTNRDDKQTFLFMEKAYNFAKENRALGLGALGWHSLLQSKMLAFDSQEAFNLNSEIFKTIHEKSKKASEELAKLFGEPEVLKGYGRRNTTVNAVAPTTSSAFILGQVSQGIEPIWSNSYVKDIAKIKTTIKNPFLENLLEEKGLNTSAIWKSIRDYDGSVQHLEELTDHEREVFKTYSEIDQMSIIYQAANRQNHIDQGQSLNIMVHPDMPVKDINKLYVTAWKLGLKSLYYQHSMNAAQKFKQKKDCVSCEA, encoded by the coding sequence ATGATTAAGGCTAGACATGAAGCCAGAGGCGAAGCTGCTAAAAAGCCCGAAATAGAATGGCTCACAGAAAATAGTCGTAAATTTTTATCTTCTGGATATCTTACTGAAGGAACAACACCAGAGGTTAGGATAAGAGAAATAGCCGATAGAGCCGAAGAAATTTTAAAAATAGATGGTTTTGCCGATAAGTTTTATGGCTATATGGCCGCGGGTTATTACTCGTTAGCTTCTCCTGTTTGGTCTAACTTTGGTAAAAAAAGAGGCCTGCCAATTAGCTGTTTTGGTTCTCATATTGACGATGATATGGGCGATATATTATATGGCCAATCTGAAGTTGGTATGATGTCTAAATTAGGAGGAGGTACTTCTGGGTACTTTGGCAAATTAAGACATAGAGGAGCTCCCGTGAAAAATAATGGAGAATCGTCTGGGGCGGTTCATATTATGCAACTTTTTGAGAAGATGGTCGATGTTGTTAGTCAGGGTTCTGTTAGGCGTGGTCGTTTTTCACCGTATTTACCAATTGATCATAAAGATATTCATGAGTTTTTAGAAATTGGGACCGAAGGGAATCCAATTCAAGAATTAACCCATGGGGTGACCGTTGGAAACCAGTGGATGCAAGACATGATAGATGGCGACCAAGATAAAAGAGCTATTTGGGCAAAAGTATTACAACGTCGTGGTGAGATTGGCTATCCTTATATTTTCTTTAAAGATAATGCGAATAATAATGCGGCAGATGTTTATAAAGACAAAAACATGGAGATTTATGCCAGTAACTTATGCACAGAAATCATGCTTCCTACTAACAATAGGTGGTCTTTCGTGTGTGTGCTATCTTCAATAAATTTACTGCATTATGATAAATGGAAAGATACAGATGCTGTAGAGACCATGGTGTACTTTTTAGACGCTGTTTTAGAAGAATTTGTTACCAAATTAGAAGCGTATAGAGATTCTACAAACAGAGACGATAAACAAACTTTTCTATTTATGGAAAAGGCTTATAATTTTGCGAAAGAGAACAGAGCTCTAGGTTTGGGTGCTCTGGGATGGCACTCTTTATTACAGTCTAAAATGCTAGCTTTCGATAGTCAAGAGGCTTTTAATTTAAACAGTGAGATATTTAAAACAATACACGAGAAATCTAAAAAAGCTTCAGAAGAATTAGCAAAACTATTTGGTGAGCCTGAAGTATTAAAGGGGTACGGAAGACGTAACACTACAGTAAATGCTGTGGCACCAACAACCTCTTCAGCGTTTATTTTAGGACAAGTGTCTCAAGGTATTGAGCCTATTTGGTCTAACAGCTATGTAAAAGATATTGCAAAAATAAAAACGACGATAAAAAATCCGTTTTTAGAAAACTTGTTAGAAGAAAAAGGATTAAATACAAGTGCTATTTGGAAGAGTATTCGCGATTACGATGGTTCTGTTCAGCATTTAGAAGAGCTCACCGATCACGAACGTGAGGTATTTAAAACCTATTCTGAAATCGATCAAATGAGTATTATTTATCAAGCCGCAAATAGGCAAAACCACATAGACCAAGGGCAGTCTTTAAACATTATGGTACATCCGGATATGCCAGTAAAGGATATTAATAAGTTGTATGTTACAGCCTGGAAACTGGGCTTAAAGTCACTTTACTACCAGCATAGCATGAACGCCGCACAAAAATTTAAGCAAAAGAAGGATTGTGTGAGTTGTGAAGCTTAG
- a CDS encoding LexA family protein, with product MKTYKSKALTLFKPEILKNSGAAFFDTGISAGFPSPADDFSEHRLSLDHTLVKNKETTFFARVSGQSMIGAGLNDNDLLVIDRSLEPAHNKIAVCFLDGEFTVKRLKVNAEGIWLQPENTDYPIIKITNQNDFVIWGIVTNVIKKV from the coding sequence ATGAAAACTTATAAATCGAAAGCACTCACTCTTTTTAAACCCGAAATTTTAAAAAATTCTGGAGCAGCATTTTTTGATACTGGAATTTCGGCTGGCTTTCCATCACCAGCAGATGATTTTAGTGAACATCGTTTATCTCTAGACCATACACTTGTTAAAAATAAAGAAACCACGTTTTTTGCACGGGTAAGCGGACAATCGATGATTGGTGCCGGTCTCAATGATAATGACTTATTGGTAATTGATCGCAGCTTAGAGCCCGCGCACAATAAAATAGCAGTATGTTTTCTAGATGGAGAATTTACCGTAAAACGATTAAAAGTTAATGCTGAAGGCATCTGGCTACAACCCGAAAATACGGATTATCCTATTATAAAAATTACTAACCAGAATGATTTTGTTATCTGGGGTATTGTTACCAACGTGATTAAAAAAGTATGA
- a CDS encoding MarC family protein, translated as MQFDLKEIFTAFMVLFAVIDIIGNIPIIIDLRKKAGHIQSEKAAIIAGFILILFLFLGTSILNLIGIDVNSFAVAGAFILFFIALEMILGITLYKQEDHDSMTTAVFPLAFPLIAGPGSLTTLLSLRAEFSIENIIVAVLLNVIIIYIVLKTSSRIERLLGKNGINIIRKIFGVILLAIAVKLFAHNIKALFDLV; from the coding sequence ATGCAATTCGATTTAAAAGAGATTTTCACCGCTTTTATGGTGCTATTTGCGGTAATTGATATTATTGGGAACATCCCAATTATAATCGATTTACGAAAAAAAGCAGGTCATATACAAAGTGAAAAAGCCGCTATTATTGCTGGTTTTATTTTAATTTTATTTCTTTTTTTAGGAACTAGCATCCTTAATTTAATTGGTATCGATGTCAATTCGTTTGCGGTAGCTGGTGCTTTTATCTTATTTTTTATCGCCTTAGAAATGATTTTAGGTATTACACTATACAAACAGGAGGATCACGACTCTATGACAACTGCGGTATTTCCTTTGGCATTTCCGCTTATTGCAGGACCAGGAAGTTTAACCACCTTACTTTCATTAAGGGCAGAGTTTAGTATAGAAAATATTATTGTGGCCGTGTTGTTAAATGTTATAATCATTTATATTGTGCTTAAAACCTCTTCTAGAATAGAGCGCCTTTTGGGGAAAAACGGTATAAATATTATCCGTAAAATATTTGGTGTGATATTATTGGCTATTGCAGTAAAATTATTTGCTCATAATATTAAAGCGCTTTTTGATCTGGTGTGA
- a CDS encoding SGNH/GDSL hydrolase family protein, producing the protein MKNNIKYILLSAVLIGFTACNDEADFEELLDNPTQEIALPELTAGTADFSNYVAVGASFTAGYTDGGLFIAGQENSFPSILAKKFEGVGNAGFSQPLMSDNTGGILVGGTVARGHRLVFGGSGPVPLDVFLTSISAPVPPITTEAGVNIGSDFNNFGIPGAKSFHLTAPGYAAANPFYARVASSGSATVLSDAVAQNPTFFTLSEVGGNDVLGYALSGGDGTNPITPTPQFDAALNAIVDGLTANGAKGAIGNLPNITSLSHFTTVPHNPVPLDAATAGALNQGYAQYNGGIQQALAALAGTGLFTAEEAAARTITFAAGTNNALVIIDENLTDLGAINPAFSGLPKFRQATENDLFVLPLSALIPQGYGTQIQLEDKWVLTPEEQQEIAMATQAYNASISDVAANHGLALVDLNAILVEASTTGIQFDAYVMTTDLVTGGLISLDGVHPTSRGYALMASSFLKAIDATYGSNFEASGNLPKAGDYPTNYSPTLP; encoded by the coding sequence GAATAATATAAAATACATATTACTATCTGCTGTTCTAATAGGATTTACGGCCTGTAATGATGAAGCAGATTTTGAAGAATTATTAGACAACCCAACTCAAGAAATAGCCTTGCCAGAGCTCACAGCTGGTACGGCAGATTTTTCTAATTATGTTGCTGTAGGGGCATCGTTTACCGCGGGTTATACCGATGGCGGACTGTTTATTGCTGGTCAAGAAAACTCGTTTCCTAGTATCTTAGCCAAAAAATTTGAAGGCGTAGGAAACGCCGGTTTTTCCCAGCCATTAATGAGCGATAATACGGGTGGTATTCTTGTTGGCGGCACAGTGGCTAGAGGACATAGATTGGTTTTTGGAGGTTCTGGTCCCGTTCCTTTAGATGTCTTTTTAACCAGTATAAGTGCACCCGTGCCACCAATAACAACCGAGGCTGGAGTAAATATAGGAAGCGACTTTAATAATTTCGGTATCCCTGGAGCCAAAAGTTTTCATTTAACAGCTCCTGGTTATGCAGCTGCGAACCCTTTTTATGCTCGAGTGGCATCTTCTGGATCTGCAACGGTATTAAGTGATGCTGTGGCCCAAAATCCAACATTTTTTACCTTATCTGAAGTTGGAGGAAACGATGTTTTAGGTTATGCCCTTTCTGGTGGCGATGGTACAAATCCAATTACACCAACACCACAGTTTGATGCCGCTCTTAATGCCATAGTAGACGGCCTAACGGCGAATGGCGCTAAAGGTGCCATTGGTAACTTACCAAATATTACAAGTTTATCGCACTTTACAACAGTGCCACATAACCCAGTGCCTTTAGACGCTGCAACAGCTGGAGCTCTTAATCAAGGGTATGCGCAATATAATGGAGGCATTCAACAGGCGCTTGCTGCCTTGGCTGGCACAGGATTATTTACAGCTGAGGAAGCGGCAGCAAGAACCATAACTTTTGCTGCTGGCACAAACAACGCTCTAGTGATTATAGACGAAAACTTAACCGACTTGGGAGCAATTAACCCTGCTTTTTCTGGATTACCTAAATTTAGACAAGCGACTGAAAATGATTTATTTGTACTGCCACTTTCGGCTTTAATACCTCAAGGCTATGGGACTCAAATTCAATTAGAAGACAAATGGGTTTTAACACCCGAAGAGCAACAAGAAATTGCCATGGCAACTCAGGCCTATAATGCTAGTATATCTGACGTAGCAGCCAATCACGGTTTAGCACTAGTAGATTTAAATGCTATTTTAGTCGAAGCTTCTACAACAGGTATTCAGTTTGATGCCTATGTTATGACTACAGATTTAGTAACTGGCGGTCTTATTAGTCTCGATGGCGTACACCCAACGTCTAGAGGGTATGCCTTAATGGCCAGTAGTTTCTTAAAAGCTATAGATGCTACTTATGGTAGTAACTTTGAAGCCTCAGGTAATTTACCAAAGGCGGGAGATTATCCTACAAATTATAGCCCAACACTACCATAA
- a CDS encoding ribonucleotide-diphosphate reductase subunit beta, with amino-acid sequence MQITQIIKRDYETSPFVLNKISKAIEKAMLSVGNGTKEDANLISINVLNALLDRKQKDNNYTPTVEQVQDLVEEKLMQSAFHDVAKAYILYRDEQARNRRTNIFEKRINLKPYEYPALNEYVDAIRHSYWIHSEFNFTSDIQDFKTKLTTQEQNAIKNTMLAISQIEVAVKTFWGDLYNKMPKPEIGSVGATFAESEVRHHDAYSHLLEILGLNNEFKNLKKQPVIMRRVHYLETALKNAKSEDNKEFAESILLFSLFIEHVSLFSQFLIIMAFNKHKNMLKGISNVVEATSKEEQIHGDFGIDVIKIIKDENPTWFDEDHTILVQNLCRDAFQSESEIIDWIFEEGELDFLPKDVINEFIKNRFNNSLESIGIEKVFEVNQELVEKTEWFDDEIIGTKHGDFFVKRSINYSKRTKSITSDDLF; translated from the coding sequence ATGCAAATTACACAAATTATTAAAAGAGATTATGAAACAAGTCCTTTTGTTTTAAACAAGATCTCTAAAGCTATAGAAAAAGCAATGCTTTCTGTTGGTAATGGAACAAAAGAAGACGCCAACTTAATTTCAATTAACGTTTTAAATGCCTTGTTGGATAGAAAACAAAAAGATAATAATTATACACCAACAGTAGAGCAGGTTCAAGATCTTGTTGAGGAGAAACTCATGCAAAGCGCATTTCATGATGTTGCTAAGGCCTATATTTTATACAGGGACGAGCAAGCAAGAAATAGAAGAACTAATATTTTTGAAAAGCGTATAAATTTAAAACCTTACGAGTACCCGGCGCTTAATGAATATGTAGATGCCATTAGGCATTCGTATTGGATCCACTCGGAGTTTAATTTTACGAGCGATATTCAAGATTTTAAAACAAAGCTCACAACTCAAGAACAAAATGCTATTAAAAACACGATGCTTGCTATTTCGCAGATTGAGGTGGCGGTTAAAACGTTTTGGGGCGATTTGTACAATAAAATGCCTAAACCAGAAATTGGCTCTGTAGGGGCAACTTTTGCTGAAAGTGAAGTGCGTCATCACGATGCTTATTCCCATTTGTTAGAAATTCTCGGGTTGAACAATGAGTTTAAAAATTTAAAAAAGCAACCCGTTATTATGCGTCGTGTTCATTATTTGGAAACGGCTTTAAAAAACGCTAAAAGTGAAGATAATAAGGAGTTTGCAGAGTCCATTTTATTATTCTCGTTATTTATTGAACATGTGTCTTTGTTTTCTCAGTTTTTAATCATAATGGCTTTTAACAAGCATAAAAACATGCTTAAAGGAATTTCTAATGTGGTAGAGGCTACATCTAAGGAGGAGCAAATTCATGGGGATTTTGGTATCGACGTGATTAAAATAATAAAAGATGAAAACCCGACTTGGTTTGATGAGGATCACACCATTTTAGTACAGAATTTATGTCGGGATGCCTTTCAGTCTGAAAGTGAGATTATCGATTGGATTTTTGAAGAAGGAGAATTAGACTTCTTGCCAAAAGATGTTATTAATGAGTTTATTAAGAATCGCTTTAATAATTCTTTAGAAAGTATTGGTATTGAAAAAGTATTTGAGGTTAACCAAGAATTAGTTGAAAAAACAGAATGGTTTGACGATGAAATTATCGGAACAAAACATGGCGATTTCTTTGTGAAGCGCTCTATAAACTACAGTAAAAGAACAAAAAGTATAACCAGCGACGATCTATTTTAA
- a CDS encoding DUF3109 family protein, which yields MFQIGKTIVSEDIIKKDFVCNLSACKGACCIDGDAGAPLDEQEIQILNSVYPKVKPFLRPAGIDAIEQQGTYITTDFGEFETPLIDGADCAYVIFDDKNTALCAIEEAYNQGEISWKKPVSCHLYPIRIKEYSEFSAVNYDKWDICDDACSLGKELQVPVYKFVKEALIRKFGEDWYLELEKVADKL from the coding sequence ATGTTTCAAATAGGAAAAACCATAGTATCGGAAGATATTATAAAAAAAGATTTTGTATGTAACTTATCGGCCTGTAAAGGGGCCTGTTGTATTGATGGCGACGCTGGAGCTCCGCTTGATGAGCAAGAGATTCAAATTCTAAATTCTGTTTATCCCAAAGTAAAACCTTTTTTAAGACCAGCGGGAATTGATGCTATTGAGCAACAAGGCACTTATATTACGACAGATTTTGGAGAGTTCGAAACGCCTTTAATTGATGGTGCCGATTGTGCTTACGTTATTTTTGATGATAAAAACACAGCCCTTTGCGCCATTGAAGAAGCTTATAATCAGGGTGAGATTTCTTGGAAAAAACCAGTGTCTTGCCATTTGTACCCCATTCGAATTAAGGAATACTCCGAATTTTCGGCCGTGAATTACGATAAATGGGACATCTGTGATGATGCTTGCTCTCTAGGAAAAGAACTGCAAGTGCCGGTTTATAAGTTTGTGAAAGAGGCTTTAATACGCAAGTTTGGAGAAGACTGGTATTTAGAATTAGAAAAAGTTGCAGACAAACTATAA
- a CDS encoding FAD-dependent oxidoreductase, with amino-acid sequence MLDVLILGGGAAGMSCALVLGSAKNKPFAENKRIAIIMHQRASHLQTAVFNNVLGLKPGTTGKSILENGKQQLQSLYAHINQIENEKVTAISNLTEGFKVETNKNTYKIKCVVIAVGYTSLLRIKGLEAYIEPHPRATPKKKRVWLRNQDHRIKENLYVAGTLAGWRSQFAIASGSGAHVATDILTHWNQGEDVHVHDK; translated from the coding sequence GTGCTGGATGTCTTAATATTAGGAGGGGGTGCGGCAGGTATGTCTTGTGCTTTGGTTTTAGGTTCGGCTAAAAATAAACCTTTTGCCGAAAATAAGCGTATTGCAATTATAATGCATCAAAGGGCCTCACATTTGCAAACCGCTGTTTTTAATAATGTTTTAGGATTAAAACCAGGTACAACGGGTAAATCTATTTTAGAAAACGGTAAGCAACAATTACAAAGTCTTTATGCGCACATTAACCAGATTGAGAACGAAAAAGTCACTGCGATCTCAAATCTTACAGAAGGTTTTAAAGTAGAAACCAATAAAAACACGTACAAAATTAAATGTGTTGTTATTGCTGTGGGTTACACCAGTTTACTTCGTATTAAAGGCTTAGAAGCCTACATTGAGCCACACCCTCGAGCAACCCCTAAAAAGAAACGCGTTTGGTTGAGAAACCAAGACCATCGTATTAAAGAAAACCTGTACGTCGCAGGAACACTTGCGGGATGGCGTAGTCAATTTGCTATAGCATCTGGGAGTGGTGCCCATGTGGCTACAGATATTTTAACCCATTGGAATCAAGGGGAAGATGTACACGTTCATGATAAATAG
- a CDS encoding F0F1 ATP synthase subunit epsilon, with translation MYLEIVSPEATLFSGEVTSIAVPGVNGEFEMLKNHAPIISLLTEGNVKIYGSISLDEEIASKFTKPSDKVTWLPISSGVLEMIDNKAIVLVD, from the coding sequence ATGTATTTAGAAATAGTATCGCCCGAAGCCACTTTATTTAGTGGAGAAGTAACAAGTATAGCGGTTCCTGGGGTAAACGGTGAGTTCGAGATGCTTAAAAATCACGCACCTATAATATCACTTTTAACTGAAGGTAACGTTAAAATTTACGGGTCTATTTCCCTAGATGAGGAAATAGCGTCTAAGTTTACCAAACCTAGCGATAAGGTGACATGGTTACCTATTAGCTCTGGGGTTTTAGAAATGATTGATAATAAGGCCATAGTTTTAGTCGATTAA
- the atpD gene encoding F0F1 ATP synthase subunit beta, whose translation MSKVTGKVAQIVGPVIDVEFEFGATLPKIYDSLEINKPDGSVLVLEVQSHIGENSVRTIAMDSSDGLSRGMEVISTGAPIQMPIGDDVYGRLFNVVGDAIDGLGDLPKEGDAGLPIHRKSPKFEDLSTSTEVLFTGIKVIDLIEPYAKGGKIGLFGGAGVGKTVLIQELINNIAKGHGGLSVFAGVGERTREGNDLLREMLESGIIRYGDDFMDSMEEGGWDLTKVDKAIMKESKATFVFGQMNEPPGARARVALSGLTIAEYFRDGAGEGQGKDVLFFVDNIFRFTQAGSEVSALLGRMPSAVGYQPTLATEMGAMQERITSTKRGSITSVQAVYVPADDLTDPAPATTFAHLDATTVLSRKIAELGIYPAVDPLDSTSRILTAEILGDEHYNCAQRVKELLQRYKELQDIIAILGMEELSEEDKLAVSRARRVQRFLSQPFHVAEQFTGLKGVLVDIKETIRGFNMIMDGELDHLPEAAFNLKGTIEEAIEAGERMLAEA comes from the coding sequence ATGTCTAAAGTTACAGGTAAAGTTGCTCAAATAGTTGGTCCAGTTATCGATGTCGAATTCGAATTTGGTGCCACACTTCCAAAAATCTATGATTCGTTAGAAATTAACAAGCCTGATGGTTCTGTTCTAGTACTTGAAGTTCAATCTCACATTGGTGAAAATTCTGTGCGTACTATTGCTATGGATTCTTCTGATGGTTTAAGTAGAGGAATGGAAGTGATCTCTACCGGTGCACCTATTCAAATGCCTATTGGTGATGATGTTTATGGTCGTCTTTTCAATGTTGTTGGAGATGCTATCGATGGATTAGGAGATTTACCTAAAGAGGGAGATGCTGGATTACCAATTCATAGAAAGTCGCCTAAGTTTGAAGATTTATCAACATCTACTGAAGTGTTATTCACAGGGATAAAAGTTATCGATTTAATCGAACCTTATGCAAAAGGTGGTAAAATTGGTTTGTTTGGTGGTGCTGGTGTTGGTAAAACCGTATTAATTCAAGAGTTAATTAATAATATTGCTAAAGGACATGGTGGTCTTTCAGTTTTCGCAGGCGTTGGAGAAAGAACTCGTGAAGGAAACGATTTACTACGTGAGATGTTAGAGTCTGGAATTATTCGTTATGGTGACGATTTTATGGATTCTATGGAAGAAGGCGGATGGGATTTAACCAAGGTGGATAAGGCTATAATGAAAGAGTCGAAAGCTACTTTTGTGTTTGGTCAGATGAATGAGCCTCCTGGAGCACGTGCACGTGTAGCCCTATCTGGTTTAACTATTGCTGAGTATTTTCGCGATGGTGCTGGAGAAGGACAAGGAAAAGATGTTCTTTTCTTCGTAGATAATATATTCCGTTTTACCCAAGCAGGATCAGAAGTATCGGCTTTATTGGGTCGTATGCCGTCTGCTGTAGGTTATCAGCCTACATTAGCAACAGAAATGGGAGCTATGCAAGAGCGTATTACTTCAACTAAAAGAGGGTCGATTACCTCGGTGCAAGCGGTTTATGTGCCTGCAGATGATTTAACAGATCCTGCACCAGCAACAACTTTTGCGCATTTAGATGCGACAACGGTTTTATCGCGTAAAATTGCCGAGCTGGGTATTTATCCTGCTGTAGATCCTTTAGATTCTACATCTCGTATTTTAACCGCAGAGATTTTAGGAGACGAACACTACAACTGTGCACAGCGAGTAAAAGAGTTATTACAACGTTATAAAGAATTGCAAGATATTATTGCCATACTTGGTATGGAAGAATTGTCTGAGGAAGATAAATTGGCTGTAAGTCGAGCAAGACGTGTACAGCGTTTCTTGTCTCAGCCTTTCCACGTGGCAGAGCAGTTTACTGGACTTAAAGGTGTTTTAGTAGATATTAAAGAAACAATTAGAGGGTTTAATATGATTATGGATGGTGAATTAGATCACTTACCAGAAGCCGCATTCAACCTAAAAGGAACTATCGAAGAAGCTATTGAAGCTGGAGAAAGAATGTTAGCTGAGGCCTAG